In Erythrobacter litoralis HTCC2594, a single genomic region encodes these proteins:
- a CDS encoding RlmE family RNA methyltransferase: protein MSRSGKDPGKRVKTARKRSASSTRWLERQLNDPYVKQAKADGYRSRAAYKLIELDGKFGILKGASRVVDLGIAPGGWAQVVRKVRPKAGIVGIDLLETEPIEGVTILQMDFMADEAPAGLEAALDGPPDLVMSDMAANTVGHKQTDHLRTMGLVEAAAWFAIETLEEGGTFLAKVLAGGTDNDLLKLLKSHFKTVKHAKPPASRKGSSEWYVVAQGFKGR from the coding sequence ATGAGCCGGTCCGGCAAAGATCCAGGCAAGCGGGTCAAGACGGCGCGCAAGAGATCGGCCTCCTCGACCCGTTGGCTCGAGCGCCAGCTAAACGATCCCTATGTCAAGCAGGCCAAGGCCGACGGCTATCGCAGCCGCGCGGCCTACAAGCTGATCGAGCTCGACGGGAAATTCGGCATCCTGAAAGGCGCGTCACGCGTCGTCGATCTCGGCATTGCGCCGGGCGGCTGGGCGCAGGTGGTGCGCAAGGTGCGCCCGAAGGCAGGTATCGTCGGCATCGACCTGCTGGAAACCGAACCGATCGAAGGCGTCACCATCCTGCAGATGGATTTCATGGCCGACGAAGCACCGGCCGGACTGGAGGCGGCTCTCGATGGTCCGCCCGACCTGGTGATGAGCGACATGGCTGCCAATACCGTCGGCCACAAGCAAACCGACCACCTGCGCACGATGGGGCTCGTCGAAGCCGCCGCATGGTTCGCCATCGAGACGCTGGAGGAAGGCGGCACCTTCCTTGCCAAGGTCCTGGCCGGCGGGACCGACAATGATCTGCTCAAGCTGCTCAAGAGCCATTTCAAGACCGTCAAGCATGCCAAGCCACCGGCGAGCCGCAAAGGCTCGTCGGAATGGTATGTCGTCGCTCAGGGGTTCAAGGGGCGCTGA
- a CDS encoding c-type cytochrome: protein MDKQNTIFGWVLFSGIVGLGLAIVSGKYFHADNLEAPENPGYFVAGAAEGGGGAEEMTMAAALNMDGVDVSAGEAVFAKCTACHTIEQGGANGIGPNLYGIMGKDIASLAGFAYSDALSAKEGAWTWDEMNAWLKSPRGYANGTKMSFAGLSKIEDRAAVALYMNSMGSNIPVPEYVEAVAAEAEGAEGGATDGEAGVEGGAIDPVEAAEAMDMAQPVPGNPPGT from the coding sequence ATGGATAAGCAAAACACCATCTTCGGCTGGGTCCTCTTTTCGGGCATCGTCGGTCTCGGCCTAGCGATCGTCAGCGGCAAGTACTTCCACGCAGACAACCTCGAAGCGCCGGAAAATCCCGGCTACTTCGTGGCGGGCGCGGCCGAAGGTGGCGGTGGCGCCGAGGAAATGACCATGGCGGCTGCTCTGAACATGGATGGCGTCGACGTCTCGGCCGGTGAAGCCGTGTTTGCGAAGTGTACCGCGTGCCACACGATCGAGCAGGGCGGCGCCAACGGCATCGGCCCGAACCTCTACGGCATCATGGGCAAGGATATCGCCAGCCTCGCTGGCTTCGCCTATTCCGATGCGCTTTCGGCCAAGGAAGGCGCCTGGACCTGGGACGAGATGAACGCCTGGCTGAAGAGTCCGCGCGGTTATGCCAACGGCACCAAGATGAGCTTTGCCGGCCTGTCCAAGATCGAGGACCGCGCAGCGGTGGCGCTCTACATGAACAGCATGGGCTCGAATATCCCTGTGCCCGAATACGTCGAAGCCGTTGCAGCCGAAGCCGAAGGCGCGGAAGGCGGGGCGACCGATGGCGAAGCCGGTGTCGAAGGCGGTGCGATCGATCCGGTCGAAGCGGCCGAAGCCATGGATATGGCGCAGCCGGTGCCTGGAAATCCGCCGGGTACCTGA
- a CDS encoding prephenate dehydratase: protein MLSFPAPALAMVERMRAAAAADPARAIALQGAPGANSHRAAQEYAPELLPFPCFSFEDAIEAVQTGKAGCAIIPIENSQHGRVADIHFLLPNSGLQIVGEHFMRIEHALMGLGKGPFEAAYSHPQALGQSREFLRKRGMVPLSFADTAGAAAHVAERQDASLAAIAPALAAELYGLDIVEENVEDAHDNTTRFVVLAKEGLDPATLAGEQAMTTFIFTVKNIPAALYKAMGGFATNGVNMTKLESYQQGASFAASTFYADIMGAPGDPAVDRALEELDFHSARLRMLGTYRMARQRG from the coding sequence ATGTTGAGTTTTCCCGCCCCGGCGCTCGCGATGGTCGAGCGGATGCGCGCAGCCGCCGCTGCCGATCCCGCGCGCGCCATCGCCTTGCAGGGTGCACCGGGCGCCAATTCGCACCGCGCGGCGCAGGAATATGCGCCGGAATTGCTGCCCTTTCCCTGCTTCAGCTTCGAAGACGCGATCGAAGCGGTGCAGACCGGCAAGGCCGGCTGTGCGATCATCCCGATCGAAAACAGCCAGCACGGCCGCGTGGCCGATATCCACTTCCTGCTGCCCAACAGCGGGCTGCAAATCGTCGGCGAGCATTTCATGCGGATCGAGCACGCGCTGATGGGGCTGGGCAAGGGCCCGTTCGAAGCCGCCTACTCGCATCCGCAGGCGCTGGGCCAATCGCGCGAATTCCTCCGCAAGCGCGGGATGGTACCGCTGAGCTTTGCGGATACCGCCGGTGCGGCGGCGCATGTTGCCGAGCGGCAGGACGCAAGCCTCGCCGCCATCGCGCCGGCGCTCGCAGCCGAGCTCTACGGTCTCGATATCGTCGAAGAGAATGTCGAAGACGCGCACGACAACACGACGCGCTTCGTCGTGCTGGCCAAGGAAGGTCTCGATCCGGCCACGCTCGCAGGCGAGCAGGCGATGACCACCTTCATCTTCACCGTGAAGAACATTCCCGCGGCGCTCTACAAGGCGATGGGAGGTTTCGCGACCAACGGCGTCAACATGACCAAGCTGGAAAGCTACCAGCAGGGCGCCAGCTTTGCCGCTTCGACCTTCTATGCCGATATCATGGGCGCGCCGGGCGACCCGGCAGTCGACCGTGCTCTGGAAGAACTCGATTTTCATTCGGCCAGACTCAGGATGCTGGGGACATATCGGATGGCCCGCCAGCGCGGCTAG
- a CDS encoding DUF4350 domain-containing protein codes for MATAPALAPVAASAQRQAFGKRGVLALVGIGTLAFIALLYLIGTGQMTGPANNGQAHAASNGLTGYAALVQMLEAEGHDVRLSRSEAALDDTGLLVLTPPAFTDAEELATLVERRRYTGPTLIILPKWNVMRASGEDGGKPGWVHVVGAGGSSLTPVVDGIETPIEVQSVEEPRSLSWRLAGGALAGVLPESKAIQHFDGAGAEQVVPLVRSGDRVLAGYFDGPGSYADLAELAGVAPRELEADGTDGELWNVTIVAEPDLFNNWGMADAARADLAHRIVDAAAETADQPVVFDLTLNGLGGSRNLLSLAFEPPFLAATLCLIMALLLVGWRAFRRFGPATADAPALAFGKAQLVENGAGVIQRTRRVHLLTRPYAGLVERRLAKTLGLRRASREAIDAALAQRGLEPATPRLAALESARHHSDIIRAARALASLERTLSP; via the coding sequence ATGGCCACGGCCCCCGCTCTCGCGCCGGTTGCAGCCTCCGCGCAGCGTCAGGCTTTCGGCAAGCGCGGCGTGCTGGCGCTGGTGGGCATCGGCACGCTCGCCTTTATCGCGCTGCTCTACCTGATCGGCACCGGCCAGATGACCGGACCTGCGAACAACGGGCAGGCCCATGCCGCCAGCAACGGGCTGACGGGCTATGCCGCGCTGGTGCAGATGCTGGAGGCGGAAGGGCACGATGTCCGGCTGTCGCGCAGCGAGGCCGCGCTCGACGATACCGGGCTGCTGGTGCTGACGCCCCCCGCTTTCACCGACGCCGAGGAACTCGCCACGCTGGTCGAGCGGCGGCGCTATACCGGTCCGACGCTGATCATCCTGCCCAAATGGAACGTTATGCGGGCCAGTGGCGAAGACGGGGGCAAGCCGGGTTGGGTACACGTCGTGGGCGCGGGCGGGTCGTCGCTGACCCCCGTGGTCGACGGGATCGAAACCCCCATCGAAGTGCAAAGTGTCGAGGAGCCGCGCTCATTGTCATGGCGGCTGGCCGGCGGCGCTCTGGCGGGTGTCCTTCCCGAAAGCAAGGCGATCCAGCATTTCGACGGCGCAGGCGCAGAACAGGTCGTCCCGCTCGTGCGTTCGGGCGATCGCGTGCTGGCGGGCTATTTCGATGGGCCGGGCTCCTACGCCGACCTGGCCGAACTGGCCGGGGTCGCGCCCAGGGAGCTCGAAGCCGACGGTACCGACGGCGAATTGTGGAACGTCACCATCGTGGCGGAGCCGGACCTGTTCAACAATTGGGGCATGGCCGATGCCGCGCGCGCCGATCTCGCCCACCGGATCGTGGACGCGGCGGCCGAGACCGCCGACCAGCCGGTCGTCTTCGACCTCACGCTCAATGGCCTGGGCGGATCGCGCAATCTGCTCTCGCTCGCCTTCGAACCGCCCTTCCTCGCCGCTACCCTCTGCCTGATCATGGCGCTGCTGCTGGTCGGCTGGCGCGCCTTCCGTCGCTTCGGCCCCGCCACCGCCGATGCGCCCGCGCTGGCTTTCGGCAAGGCGCAGCTGGTCGAAAACGGGGCAGGCGTGATCCAGCGTACGCGCCGGGTTCACTTGCTCACGCGGCCCTACGCCGGATTGGTCGAGCGGAGACTCGCCAAGACCCTCGGCCTGCGCCGGGCAAGCCGCGAGGCTATCGACGCAGCTTTGGCCCAGCGCGGGCTGGAGCCTGCCACGCCGCGTCTCGCCGCGCTCGAAAGCGCCAGGCATCATTCCGACATCATCCGCGCCGCGCGCGCGCTCGCATCGCTTGAAAGGACCCTTTCCCCATGA
- a CDS encoding AAA family ATPase, whose translation MTQSLEALRDLASAVRQEIGKAIVGQDALIDHLLIALASEGHVLMEGPPGTAKTFLAQCFARATGLDFGRIQFTPDLLPGDILGSNLFNFQTSTFTLTRGPIFTELLLGDEINRTPPKTQAALLEAMQERCVTLDGETHSLPERFMVVATQNPIENQGVYPLPEAQLDRFLFKLLVPYPDEAEEAKIVARFSVEQGTARPETFGIEPVTGEAALTAAIGAVKEVTLAQENIDYVVRLVRGTREHGDLMTGASPRSAVLLANAARARAALEGRDYVIPDDIKLLATAVLRHRLTLTAAAEIEGRAVENIVEDLIANTEAPR comes from the coding sequence ATGACTCAATCCCTCGAGGCACTGCGCGATCTCGCGAGCGCCGTCCGGCAGGAAATCGGCAAGGCCATCGTCGGGCAGGACGCGCTGATTGACCACCTGCTGATCGCGCTTGCGAGCGAAGGCCATGTGCTGATGGAAGGCCCGCCGGGCACCGCCAAGACCTTCCTCGCGCAGTGCTTCGCCCGCGCCACCGGGCTCGATTTCGGGCGTATCCAGTTCACGCCCGACCTGCTGCCGGGCGATATTCTCGGCTCCAACCTGTTCAACTTCCAGACCAGCACGTTCACGCTCACGCGCGGGCCGATCTTTACCGAACTGCTGCTGGGCGACGAGATCAACCGCACCCCGCCGAAAACGCAGGCGGCGCTGCTCGAAGCGATGCAGGAACGCTGCGTCACGCTCGACGGTGAGACCCATTCATTGCCCGAACGCTTCATGGTGGTGGCAACGCAAAACCCGATCGAGAACCAGGGCGTCTACCCGCTACCCGAAGCCCAGCTCGACCGCTTTCTTTTCAAACTGCTGGTGCCTTATCCCGACGAAGCCGAAGAAGCGAAGATCGTCGCGCGCTTCTCGGTCGAGCAAGGCACCGCGCGGCCCGAAACCTTCGGGATCGAGCCGGTCACAGGCGAAGCGGCGCTCACCGCCGCCATCGGCGCGGTCAAGGAGGTGACGCTGGCACAGGAGAATATCGACTATGTCGTGCGGCTGGTGCGCGGGACGCGCGAGCATGGCGACCTGATGACCGGGGCCAGCCCCCGCTCCGCCGTACTGCTCGCCAACGCCGCCCGCGCCCGGGCCGCGCTGGAAGGCCGCGACTACGTGATCCCTGACGATATCAAGCTGCTCGCCACCGCGGTGCTGCGGCACCGCCTGACGCTCACCGCCGCTGCCGAGATCGAAGGTCGCGCGGTCGAGAATATCGTCGAAGACCTGATCGCCAATACCGAGGCTCCGCGCTAA
- a CDS encoding DUF58 domain-containing protein, which yields MFKRFPLVPTARAVWLAALAAPIALLVALLAPQAWLIAPVAAVALILAVVADGLLAGRLEEWRFHAPDDVEVGEPFDLTVLADIPTGAASRVEAAWQCDPRLAKGGMARALLETNRSETHWEGKVTLHANRRGTGSLQRIWLNWQGPLGLGARQVSHVLEREVRIWPDLAPIRSKTLQTYLRDAELGLIARRQRGEGTQFESLTEYDAGMDRRTIDWKASSRHTKLLARENESERNNQIVFAFDCGKAMCEPLDGVPRIDRAVTAGLTGAYVALKGGDRAMLFGFARKPEVITPFIGETRAFPQLQQAAASLDYRSEEPNFTLGLATLASQLRRRSLIVLFSEFTDPTSAEMMIESIARLVEKHIVLFVAFEDTELQALQQVEPDSLGAIASAVTADSLTQQRALVHERLRHMGVDIIEAPHDRIGFAVIDRYLSIRRSEAIAG from the coding sequence ATGTTCAAGCGCTTCCCCCTCGTCCCCACCGCCCGCGCGGTCTGGCTGGCCGCCCTGGCTGCACCGATCGCACTGCTGGTCGCGCTGCTCGCGCCGCAGGCTTGGCTCATCGCGCCAGTGGCGGCGGTGGCGCTGATCCTCGCGGTCGTGGCCGATGGCCTGCTGGCCGGGCGGCTGGAGGAATGGCGCTTCCACGCGCCTGACGATGTCGAAGTCGGCGAGCCTTTCGATCTGACCGTACTGGCCGACATCCCGACCGGTGCCGCGAGCCGGGTCGAAGCCGCGTGGCAATGCGATCCGCGCCTGGCCAAGGGCGGCATGGCGCGAGCCTTGCTTGAGACCAACCGGTCGGAAACCCATTGGGAGGGTAAGGTAACCCTGCACGCCAACCGGCGGGGCACCGGTTCTCTCCAGCGCATCTGGCTCAACTGGCAAGGTCCGCTCGGCCTTGGCGCAAGGCAAGTCAGCCATGTGCTGGAACGCGAGGTCCGCATCTGGCCCGATCTCGCACCGATCCGGTCCAAGACTCTCCAGACCTATCTCCGCGATGCCGAACTCGGGCTGATCGCCCGTCGCCAGCGCGGCGAAGGGACACAGTTCGAATCGCTCACCGAATACGATGCGGGGATGGACCGCCGTACAATCGACTGGAAAGCCAGCAGCCGCCACACCAAGCTGCTGGCGCGCGAGAACGAGAGCGAGCGCAACAACCAGATCGTCTTCGCCTTCGATTGCGGCAAAGCGATGTGCGAGCCGCTCGATGGTGTGCCACGTATCGACCGCGCGGTGACGGCCGGGCTGACCGGCGCCTATGTCGCCCTCAAGGGCGGCGACAGGGCCATGCTGTTCGGCTTCGCCCGCAAGCCCGAGGTCATAACCCCCTTCATCGGGGAAACGCGGGCTTTCCCGCAGCTGCAGCAAGCCGCTGCCTCGCTCGATTATCGCAGCGAGGAGCCCAATTTCACGCTCGGCCTTGCCACCCTCGCTTCGCAATTGCGGCGGCGCTCGTTGATCGTGCTGTTCTCCGAATTCACCGACCCGACCAGCGCCGAAATGATGATCGAAAGCATCGCCCGGCTGGTCGAGAAGCACATCGTGCTGTTCGTGGCCTTCGAGGATACCGAGTTACAGGCCTTGCAGCAGGTCGAGCCCGACAGCCTGGGTGCCATCGCGAGCGCGGTGACGGCTGACAGTCTGACGCAACAGCGCGCGCTGGTCCACGAGCGGCTGCGCCACATGGGGGTCGACATCATCGAGGCGCCGCACGACCGGATCGGTTTTGCGGTCATCGACCGCTACCTTTCGATCCGTCGCAGCGAGGCAATCGCAGGATGA
- a CDS encoding stage II sporulation protein M, whose amino-acid sequence MKAPILSGLFGGKDIAPPPDIEAAALRSDRFRLEREGDWRRLEDIVTRLEKGRLRSVADEDISDLPALYRTAASSLAVARETSLDKATLSYLESLVQRAWYQVYGPRRGLIAWLRQFFTGGWARSVREIWLDVCVALAVMTAGTIAGWLLVAQNQDWYYALVSTGLADTRVPGASREALAETLAVENETGGLSAFAAYLFYNNASVSILCFALGFAFGIPSLLLLIHNMAMLGALMWLFHSQGLLPDLLAWLAVHGTTEIFAILLAGSAGLHIGRKMAFPGVSSVLGAAADAGRRTAAVMVGVILMLVFAALLEAFPRQLAGSEARTIIGLFMLVFWCAYFTLSGRERRAGSEP is encoded by the coding sequence ATGAAGGCGCCGATCCTCTCCGGCCTGTTCGGCGGCAAGGATATCGCCCCGCCGCCCGATATCGAGGCCGCAGCCTTGCGCTCCGACCGCTTCCGGCTCGAGCGCGAAGGCGACTGGCGGCGGCTCGAGGATATCGTGACGCGGCTGGAGAAAGGCCGCCTGCGCTCGGTCGCCGACGAGGATATCTCCGACCTGCCCGCGCTGTATCGCACGGCTGCGTCCAGCCTCGCCGTCGCGCGCGAGACCTCGCTCGACAAGGCGACGCTCTCTTACCTCGAAAGCCTCGTCCAGCGCGCCTGGTATCAGGTCTATGGGCCGAGACGGGGGCTGATCGCGTGGTTGCGGCAATTCTTCACCGGCGGCTGGGCGCGTTCGGTGCGCGAGATCTGGCTCGATGTCTGTGTCGCACTGGCGGTGATGACGGCCGGGACGATCGCGGGCTGGCTGCTCGTGGCCCAAAACCAGGACTGGTATTACGCGCTGGTGTCCACCGGGCTGGCCGACACCCGCGTGCCCGGGGCGAGCCGCGAGGCACTGGCGGAGACACTGGCCGTCGAGAACGAGACCGGCGGCCTGTCCGCGTTTGCCGCCTACCTGTTCTACAACAACGCCAGCGTCTCGATCCTGTGCTTCGCGCTCGGCTTCGCCTTCGGCATCCCGAGCCTGCTGCTGCTCATCCACAACATGGCGATGCTCGGCGCGCTGATGTGGCTGTTCCACTCGCAAGGCCTGCTGCCCGACCTTTTGGCCTGGCTTGCCGTGCATGGGACAACGGAGATTTTCGCGATCCTGCTGGCTGGTTCAGCGGGGCTGCATATCGGGCGCAAGATGGCGTTCCCGGGCGTATCGAGCGTGCTTGGCGCAGCCGCAGACGCGGGCAGGCGCACCGCGGCGGTAATGGTCGGTGTCATCCTGATGCTGGTGTTTGCCGCGCTGCTGGAGGCCTTCCCGCGCCAGCTGGCAGGTTCCGAAGCGCGCACGATTATCGGCCTGTTCATGCTGGTCTTCTGGTGCGCCTATTTCACGCTCTCGGGCCGCGAACGCCGCGCGGGGAGCGAGCCATGA
- a CDS encoding RDD family protein has protein sequence MNAALRTHDSVLKRRRELTTPEGIALPITLATRGSRFVALVIDFVILGISFLLLLFGAIWLGMSLEEVGEQARGAAEFLFVAFMLMLFLLLNGYFTFFEMGPRGATPGKRLMKIRVASRDGGRLTPEAVIARNLLRQIEIFLPLSFLSAAGSGDSGLGYTAGAIWFLIFMLFPFFNRDNLRAGDVIAGTWVLEAPRIELAHAMSVTGMDTPEPASQYRFGEAELAVYGEHELKTLEDVLRRGDQQAMEAVQQAICRKIGWEGGAGYEREFLEAFYQALRAKLEGEMRFGKRKRDKFDPA, from the coding sequence ATGAATGCTGCTCTGCGCACCCATGACAGCGTGCTCAAGCGCCGCCGCGAGCTGACCACGCCGGAAGGCATTGCCCTCCCCATCACGCTCGCCACGCGCGGGTCGCGCTTCGTGGCTCTGGTCATCGATTTCGTCATCCTCGGGATCAGCTTTCTGCTCCTGCTATTCGGTGCGATCTGGCTCGGCATGAGCCTGGAGGAAGTTGGCGAGCAAGCGCGAGGGGCCGCCGAGTTCCTGTTCGTCGCCTTCATGCTGATGCTGTTCCTGCTGCTGAATGGCTATTTCACCTTCTTCGAGATGGGCCCGCGCGGGGCGACGCCGGGCAAGCGCCTGATGAAGATCCGGGTCGCGTCGCGCGATGGCGGGCGGCTTACGCCCGAAGCGGTGATCGCGCGCAACCTGCTCAGGCAGATCGAGATCTTCCTGCCCCTGTCCTTTCTCAGCGCGGCGGGCAGCGGGGACAGCGGTCTCGGCTATACCGCAGGGGCGATCTGGTTCCTGATCTTCATGCTGTTCCCCTTCTTCAACCGGGACAATCTGCGCGCGGGGGACGTCATCGCGGGCACATGGGTATTGGAAGCACCGCGGATCGAGCTCGCCCATGCGATGTCGGTGACCGGGATGGATACGCCCGAACCGGCGAGCCAGTATCGCTTCGGCGAGGCCGAACTGGCGGTCTATGGCGAGCACGAGCTCAAGACGCTGGAGGATGTATTGCGGCGCGGCGACCAGCAGGCGATGGAAGCCGTCCAGCAAGCGATTTGCCGCAAGATCGGCTGGGAAGGGGGCGCGGGCTACGAGCGCGAATTCCTCGAAGCCTTTTACCAGGCCCTGCGCGCCAAGCTCGAAGGCGAGATGCGTTTCGGCAAGCGCAAGCGCGACAAGTTCGACCCCGCCTGA
- a CDS encoding fatty acid desaturase family protein gives MKQAPEIYDYLSREDIAAFSEKSDARAFLTLSVQLALFAAAFALAILWPNPFTIVLAILLLGGRIQAFGVMTHDCAHGAFFKSPWLNQFVGKWIVGAAGHVPLEAYRRYHLDHHRYAGTPDDPDKWMVKNYPVTRSSLKRKFIRDLTGQTGFRDLVREFKTFTWEGNGPTLVFHLVLTGTLTALGAPWAYLLFWAARLLVYPAIHRLRQISEHGVVPDRDVLDARLNTGTTIPRWWERLFIAPCNVNYHLEHHIFAAVPPYRLPALHRTLVERGYYKHHDCIAHGFGDVIRRATRPDEVTPIAA, from the coding sequence GTGAAGCAAGCCCCTGAAATCTATGATTACCTCTCGCGCGAGGACATCGCCGCGTTTAGTGAGAAATCAGATGCGCGCGCCTTCCTGACGCTGTCGGTGCAGCTGGCGCTTTTCGCAGCCGCTTTCGCGCTGGCGATCCTATGGCCCAACCCTTTCACCATCGTGCTAGCCATCCTGCTGCTGGGCGGACGTATCCAGGCCTTCGGCGTAATGACCCACGATTGCGCGCATGGCGCTTTTTTCAAGTCGCCGTGGCTCAACCAGTTCGTTGGCAAGTGGATTGTCGGCGCGGCGGGGCATGTCCCGCTGGAAGCCTATCGTCGCTATCACCTGGACCACCATCGGTATGCCGGGACGCCCGACGATCCCGACAAGTGGATGGTCAAGAATTATCCCGTCACCAGGTCCAGCCTGAAGCGCAAGTTCATCCGCGACCTGACCGGGCAGACCGGCTTCCGCGACCTCGTGCGCGAGTTCAAGACCTTCACTTGGGAAGGCAATGGGCCGACGCTGGTCTTTCACTTGGTGCTTACCGGGACGCTGACCGCGCTTGGCGCGCCATGGGCCTACCTGCTGTTCTGGGCCGCGCGGCTGCTCGTCTATCCCGCGATCCATCGCCTGCGGCAAATCAGCGAGCATGGCGTGGTGCCCGACCGCGATGTGCTGGACGCGCGGCTCAATACCGGGACGACGATCCCGCGCTGGTGGGAGAGGCTCTTCATCGCGCCGTGCAATGTGAACTACCACCTAGAGCATCACATTTTCGCGGCCGTGCCGCCTTACCGGCTACCTGCGCTTCACCGCACGCTGGTCGAGCGCGGCTATTACAAGCACCACGATTGCATCGCGCATGGATTCGGCGATGTTATCCGCCGCGCAACCCGCCCGGACGAGGTTACCCCGATCGCGGCCTGA
- a CDS encoding isoaspartyl peptidase/L-asparaginase family protein — translation MNRIKHTLTAVSTAISLFFAAPLLAQDDYEPMEPRWSFAIHGGAGTIARENMTPEQDAEYRAALQQALDAGSDILKNGGSAMDAVLAAIVLLEDDPKFNAGRGAVFTWEGENELDAALMDGKDRSAGAVTGVKAIKNPILLAREVMKDGRHVFLSGAGAEEFAGERGLETAPPEWFATEARREALERLKARQLSSLDVDTKFGTVGAVALDLDGNMVAGTSTGGLTGKRWGRIGDVPVLGAGTYADNRDCAVSATGQGEYFIRAVVGYSICTGLKHKWRTMLDEAQASVPLDDDGNPTFMVHASEMWLEQSDVQAVADEVMADVKDLGGTGGVIVVSPFGPAVFSFNTPGMYRGRATSAGVNEVAIYGDE, via the coding sequence ATGAATCGCATCAAACACACGCTCACCGCTGTTTCGACAGCTATATCCCTGTTTTTTGCCGCTCCACTGCTGGCGCAGGACGATTATGAGCCGATGGAGCCGCGATGGTCCTTCGCCATCCACGGCGGGGCGGGTACGATCGCGCGCGAGAACATGACGCCGGAACAGGATGCCGAATATCGCGCAGCGCTGCAGCAGGCGCTCGATGCCGGGTCGGACATCCTCAAAAACGGTGGCAGCGCAATGGACGCGGTGCTGGCGGCGATCGTGCTGCTGGAGGACGATCCCAAGTTCAACGCAGGGCGCGGCGCGGTCTTCACCTGGGAAGGCGAGAACGAGCTCGACGCCGCGCTGATGGACGGCAAGGATCGCAGCGCCGGGGCCGTAACCGGCGTCAAGGCGATCAAGAACCCGATCCTGCTCGCACGCGAGGTGATGAAGGACGGTCGGCACGTCTTCCTGAGCGGCGCGGGAGCAGAGGAATTCGCCGGAGAGCGCGGGCTTGAAACCGCCCCGCCGGAATGGTTCGCCACCGAAGCGCGGCGCGAAGCGCTGGAGCGGCTCAAGGCGCGCCAGCTTTCTTCACTCGATGTCGATACCAAGTTCGGTACGGTCGGCGCGGTCGCGCTGGATCTTGATGGGAACATGGTGGCGGGGACCTCGACCGGCGGGCTCACCGGCAAGCGCTGGGGCCGCATCGGGGATGTGCCGGTGCTCGGCGCGGGCACCTATGCCGACAATCGCGATTGCGCGGTCTCGGCGACCGGGCAGGGCGAGTATTTCATCCGAGCGGTGGTCGGTTACTCGATCTGCACCGGCCTGAAGCATAAGTGGCGCACGATGCTGGACGAGGCACAGGCTTCGGTGCCGCTAGACGATGACGGCAACCCCACCTTCATGGTTCACGCCAGCGAGATGTGGCTGGAGCAGAGCGACGTCCAGGCGGTTGCCGACGAAGTGATGGCCGACGTGAAGGACCTGGGCGGCACCGGCGGCGTTATCGTCGTCTCGCCCTTCGGCCCGGCGGTCTTCAGCTTCAATACGCCTGGCATGTATCGCGGCCGCGCCACCAGCGCCGGCGTCAACGAAGTGGCGATTTACGGCGACGAATAG